The Deinococcus humi genome has a segment encoding these proteins:
- a CDS encoding aminoglycoside phosphotransferase family protein: MSFGPYLTYWGLQPDGPAIQTPSSDLLPVSYGAMAAMLKIAHDDEERRGNGVMVWWAGRGAARVYQHDGAALLMERLDVHPSLLEMVAAGQDDEATRILCRAAASLPRARPWPELPTLRRWFRSLEAVAPATGGVFATALATAHELLDAPQEVGVLHGDIHHQNLLHSSFGGWRFIDPKGILGERGFDSANILCNPDLGTATVPGRLARQARVIANTANLELERVLGWALAYAGLSAAWHLEAGESELAQTTLEVARIAAAELGRTI, from the coding sequence ATGTCGTTCGGGCCGTACCTGACCTACTGGGGTCTGCAGCCGGATGGCCCGGCGATCCAGACCCCCAGCAGCGACCTCCTGCCCGTGAGCTATGGTGCGATGGCGGCCATGCTCAAGATCGCCCACGACGACGAGGAACGGCGCGGAAACGGCGTGATGGTCTGGTGGGCCGGCCGGGGCGCCGCCCGGGTCTACCAGCACGACGGCGCGGCCCTGCTGATGGAGCGACTGGACGTTCACCCGTCCTTGCTGGAGATGGTGGCCGCTGGGCAGGATGACGAGGCGACGCGCATCCTGTGCCGGGCCGCGGCAAGCTTGCCCCGCGCGCGGCCCTGGCCTGAACTGCCCACGCTGCGGCGCTGGTTCAGGTCCCTGGAAGCCGTGGCCCCGGCGACAGGTGGGGTCTTCGCCACGGCCCTCGCCACGGCGCACGAACTGCTGGACGCGCCGCAGGAGGTGGGTGTGCTGCACGGCGATATCCACCATCAGAACCTGCTGCACAGTTCCTTTGGGGGCTGGCGGTTCATCGATCCCAAGGGCATCCTCGGCGAGCGCGGCTTCGACTCCGCCAACATCCTGTGCAATCCCGACCTGGGGACGGCCACCGTACCGGGACGGCTGGCCCGGCAGGCCCGGGTCATCGCGAACACGGCAAACCTGGAACTGGAACGCGTACTGGGGTGGGCGCTGGCCTACGCCGGCCTGTCTGCCGCGTGGCATCTGGAGGCCGGCGAGAGCGAGCTGGCTCAGACCACGCTGGAAGTGGCCCGGATCGCTGCGGCAGAACTGGGCCGGACCATCTGA